In Clostridium sporogenes, one genomic interval encodes:
- the hypB gene encoding hydrogenase nickel incorporation protein HypB produces MDKYKVIEIKKSVFEDNDQQANLLREELRKEKTFLLNLMSSPGSGKTTTVLRTIEALKDEMNIGVLEADIDSEVDAHTVAQAGAKVIQLHTGGMCHLDADMTKQGLLGLGTEGVDFAILENVGNLVCPAEFDTGASKNAMILSVPEGDDKPLKYPLMFSIVDVVLINKIDAIANFDFDFKAVEERIKKLNPNIKVIKISAKTGEGIDEWINWIRTEVKNWRG; encoded by the coding sequence ATGGACAAATATAAAGTTATTGAAATTAAGAAAAGTGTTTTCGAAGATAATGACCAACAAGCGAATTTGCTTAGGGAGGAATTAAGAAAAGAGAAGACTTTTTTATTAAACTTGATGTCATCACCAGGTTCAGGTAAAACAACAACTGTTTTAAGAACAATTGAAGCTTTGAAAGATGAAATGAACATTGGTGTTCTAGAAGCAGACATTGACTCTGAAGTTGATGCCCATACTGTTGCTCAGGCTGGTGCAAAAGTAATCCAATTGCACACAGGTGGAATGTGTCATCTTGATGCAGATATGACCAAGCAAGGTCTATTGGGTCTTGGAACAGAAGGAGTTGATTTTGCCATCTTAGAAAATGTAGGCAATTTGGTATGTCCAGCAGAATTTGACACTGGTGCATCAAAAAATGCCATGATTTTAAGTGTGCCAGAGGGGGACGACAAACCTTTGAAATATCCTTTGATGTTCTCTATTGTTGATGTTGTATTAATTAATAAAATAGATGCAATAGCTAATTTTGACTTTGATTTTAAGGCAGTGGAAGAACGTATAAAAAAATTGAATCCTAATATTAAGGTTATCAAAATCTCTGCTAAAACTGGTGAGGGAATTGATGAATGGATCAACTGGATACGTACTGAAGTAAAAAATTGGAGGGGATAA
- a CDS encoding DUF5692 family protein translates to MFLFNYADGASALSVWGVWIIVFVALFGFNEIARRWKAIGFLCFFILPLILSILWFTVLSDTTYTDWFHLAKVYSSTAGCIGFWCIRHVKWKNKLTGKEWRLSDKKWALCFPPLILAINIIEAVARDFQVGIQYHGGGILADEAMYVLGGSWNFMNGIAGILNIITITGWFGICIKKQTAKDGSKDMLWPDMLWFWIIAYDLWNFAYTYNCLPGHAWYCGFALLLAPTICAFTVGKGAWLQHRAQTLALWCMFAQTFPSFIDKGAFAVRSPYNPALLFAFSFVALVVNIAVFIYMIYKIGKTRRNPYLGELYTDLEKYKEVKSLAE, encoded by the coding sequence ATGTTTCTCTTCAATTACGCAGATGGGGCATCAGCATTAAGCGTATGGGGTGTTTGGATAATTGTTTTTGTAGCGCTTTTTGGTTTTAATGAAATAGCTCGTAGATGGAAAGCTATTGGTTTTCTCTGTTTTTTTATTTTACCACTAATACTTTCAATATTGTGGTTTACAGTATTAAGTGATACAACTTATACAGACTGGTTTCATTTAGCAAAGGTGTATTCTTCTACAGCAGGATGTATAGGTTTTTGGTGCATCAGGCATGTTAAATGGAAAAATAAACTCACAGGTAAAGAGTGGAGATTATCCGATAAAAAATGGGCATTATGTTTTCCACCACTTATTCTCGCTATCAATATTATAGAGGCAGTAGCGCGGGATTTCCAAGTTGGTATTCAATATCATGGTGGAGGAATTTTAGCAGATGAAGCTATGTATGTACTTGGAGGTTCTTGGAATTTTATGAATGGTATAGCAGGTATCTTGAATATAATAACTATAACCGGATGGTTTGGAATCTGTATAAAAAAACAGACTGCTAAGGATGGAAGCAAAGATATGCTGTGGCCTGATATGCTATGGTTTTGGATAATAGCATATGATTTATGGAATTTTGCTTATACGTACAATTGTCTGCCAGGGCATGCTTGGTATTGTGGATTTGCTTTGTTATTAGCTCCAACTATTTGTGCATTTACTGTGGGAAAAGGAGCATGGCTACAGCACCGTGCACAAACACTGGCATTATGGTGTATGTTTGCACAGACCTTCCCATCATTCATTGATAAGGGGGCTTTTGCTGTTAGATCACCCTACAATCCAGCACTACTATTTGCATTTAGTTTTGTAGCACTAGTTGTAAATATAGCAGTATTTATTTATATGATTTACAAAATAGGTAAGACCAGAAGAAATCCTTATCTTGGCGAGCTTTATACAGATCTGGAAAAATATAAGGAAGTTAAATCACTTGCAGAATAA
- a CDS encoding ABC transporter ATP-binding protein, which produces MELLKVKDLCKSYGKGEIKVDALKNINLTINQGEFVAIVGPSGSGKSTLLHLLGGVDKPTSGKVILEGTDIYSLKENELAILRRRKIGFIFQFYNLIPVLTAEENMEMPVLLDNKKPDKKYMEELLDILGLRERKNHLPSQLSGGQQQRVSIGRALANKPSIILADEPTGNLDSKNSKEIIELLRYSVKKYNQTLVLITHDLNIAKMADRVITIADGDVKGDEVTKVEKL; this is translated from the coding sequence ATGGAATTATTAAAAGTTAAAGATCTTTGCAAAAGTTATGGAAAAGGTGAAATAAAGGTAGATGCCTTAAAAAATATTAATTTAACTATAAATCAAGGAGAATTTGTGGCTATAGTTGGTCCTTCAGGTTCTGGTAAAAGTACATTACTTCATCTTTTAGGGGGAGTGGATAAACCAACCTCTGGTAAAGTTATTTTAGAAGGCACAGATATATATTCTTTAAAGGAAAATGAATTAGCTATATTAAGAAGGAGAAAAATAGGATTTATATTTCAGTTTTATAATCTAATACCTGTACTTACTGCAGAAGAAAATATGGAAATGCCAGTGCTGTTAGATAATAAAAAACCAGATAAAAAATACATGGAGGAACTTTTAGATATATTAGGATTAAGAGAAAGAAAAAATCATTTGCCTTCACAACTGTCTGGAGGACAACAGCAGAGGGTTTCTATAGGTAGAGCTTTAGCTAATAAGCCATCTATAATATTGGCGGATGAACCTACAGGTAATTTGGACTCTAAAAATTCTAAGGAAATAATAGAACTTTTAAGATATTCAGTTAAAAAATATAATCAAACCCTAGTGCTTATAACTCATGACTTAAATATAGCAAAAATGGCAGATAGAGTTATAACCATAGCAGATGGAGATGTTAAAGGGGACGAGGTGACTAAAGTTGAAAAGCTATAG
- a CDS encoding ECF transporter S component yields MKKEIQVKTMVLCGLFIAAAIILRFFSIMVPIAGAGAMRISFAGIFIKMPAVLFGGAIGGIVSGVVDILAYIIKPMGAYIPFLTLTSILSGILTGVIWFKIKNVHIDKIEKYYPIFFMVLGAAASAIHLMVLLSDKAFSFRIMNILGKKYMFVLSAIEIITIFALILFIINIKLKNNNTVKHIYENYMKMILAIGIPGIIVCTLNTYILLMFIPGLQGKSFMFLWIPRIVEEVFMIVFESYAVSLLLRVYESVVLKISNQ; encoded by the coding sequence ATGAAAAAAGAAATTCAAGTGAAAACAATGGTACTATGTGGACTTTTTATAGCTGCAGCTATAATATTAAGATTTTTTAGCATAATGGTTCCAATTGCTGGAGCTGGTGCTATGAGGATAAGTTTTGCCGGCATATTTATTAAAATGCCAGCAGTGCTTTTTGGTGGAGCTATAGGCGGAATAGTTTCTGGTGTAGTAGATATATTAGCCTATATAATAAAACCTATGGGAGCATATATTCCTTTTCTAACATTAACTAGTATATTAAGCGGTATACTTACAGGAGTAATATGGTTTAAAATTAAAAATGTGCATATAGATAAAATAGAAAAATATTATCCAATATTTTTTATGGTTTTAGGTGCAGCTGCTTCTGCTATTCATTTAATGGTGCTATTATCAGATAAAGCATTTTCTTTTAGAATAATGAATATATTAGGCAAGAAATATATGTTTGTTTTGTCAGCTATAGAAATAATAACTATATTTGCTTTAATACTATTTATAATAAATATTAAATTGAAAAACAATAATACTGTTAAACATATATATGAGAATTACATGAAAATGATTTTAGCTATAGGAATACCAGGAATAATAGTATGTACCCTAAATACTTATATATTATTAATGTTTATACCAGGACTTCAAGGAAAAAGTTTTATGTTTTTATGGATACCAAGAATTGTAGAAGAAGTATTTATGATAGTATTTGAATCCTATGCAGTATCTTTACTATTAAGGGTATATGAATCAGTAGTGTTAAAAATAAGTAACCAATAA
- a CDS encoding lactate utilization protein — MDKNILEVKKQRIMRTIESLQENNMNGYLVKDKDELIDKIKEIVKEGSKVSCGGSMTLFETGVIDHLRSGRYEFLDRYKEGLTPQEIKNIFRESFFADAYFASSNAITEKGELYNVDGNGNRVAAMLYGPDKVIVIAGVNKIVRDLDEAIKRNIYVSAPSNTKRLQRKTPCTKLGYCMDCKSEERICNEYTLIKRQGNKDRIHVIFINEDFGY; from the coding sequence TTGGATAAAAATATTTTAGAGGTAAAAAAGCAAAGGATAATGAGAACTATAGAATCCTTACAGGAAAATAATATGAATGGATATTTAGTTAAGGATAAAGATGAATTAATAGATAAAATAAAAGAAATAGTAAAAGAAGGATCTAAGGTTTCTTGCGGTGGTTCTATGACCTTATTTGAAACAGGAGTTATAGATCATTTAAGATCTGGAAGATATGAATTTTTAGATAGATATAAAGAAGGGTTAACTCCACAGGAGATAAAAAATATATTCAGAGAATCATTTTTCGCAGATGCTTATTTTGCAAGCTCCAATGCTATAACCGAAAAGGGAGAATTATATAATGTAGATGGAAATGGAAATAGAGTTGCAGCCATGCTTTATGGCCCAGATAAAGTTATCGTTATAGCTGGTGTAAACAAAATAGTTAGGGATTTAGATGAAGCTATAAAAAGAAATATATATGTATCAGCACCATCTAATACTAAAAGATTACAGAGAAAAACTCCTTGTACAAAGCTAGGATATTGCATGGATTGCAAAAGTGAGGAGAGAATATGTAATGAGTATACATTGATAAAGAGACAAGGAAATAAAGATAGAATTCATGTAATATTTATAAATGAAGATTTTGGATATTAA
- a CDS encoding vgrg protein → MVGNTNLLNSIFLNQYKTQMNNSNNTNTVDGKTLGNFDQQQAMQQMVFQVVLSQMMNSMGSMSSMNGMDNMGSMGSMNGMGSLVATQALLSSLTNTSSFSLDNSLNALSNFNSTMRGAASSLSKGYNNRVDNSFSNLGIRASKYESNLNPAEISDDPGDYGGKSYGAWQFSSRTGSLDSFINSLKGNNNDMYYKLTYAKAKDNNTFGENFDAAWKSIASQNKDRFLKVQQNYVKENFYDTVAQSLKSRFDFDVSKKSNALKESLWSTVVQHGVGGATSIFSKLNLNNSDSNIINDLYNERQNVNVYFRSSSPEIRQSVYNRFTREKQDMLSMLNEQFV, encoded by the coding sequence ATGGTGGGAAATACAAATTTACTTAATAGCATATTTTTAAACCAATATAAAACACAAATGAATAATAGTAATAATACTAATACAGTTGATGGGAAAACATTGGGGAATTTTGACCAACAACAAGCAATGCAGCAAATGGTTTTCCAGGTAGTGCTAAGTCAAATGATGAATAGTATGGGTAGCATGAGTAGTATGAATGGCATGGATAATATGGGTAGTATGGGCAGCATGAATGGTATGGGTAGCTTAGTAGCAACACAGGCATTATTAAGTAGTTTGACAAATACAAGCTCATTTAGTTTAGATAATTCATTGAATGCTCTAAGTAATTTTAATTCAACTATGAGAGGGGCAGCTAGTTCTTTATCTAAAGGCTATAATAATAGAGTGGATAATAGTTTTAGCAATTTAGGTATACGTGCTTCAAAGTATGAATCTAATCTAAATCCCGCAGAAATCAGCGATGATCCAGGAGATTATGGTGGGAAATCATATGGAGCATGGCAGTTTTCATCTAGAACAGGTTCTCTAGATTCATTTATTAATTCACTTAAAGGAAATAATAATGATATGTATTATAAACTTACATATGCAAAGGCTAAAGATAATAATACATTTGGTGAAAATTTTGATGCTGCATGGAAGAGTATTGCCAGTCAAAATAAAGATAGATTTTTAAAGGTACAACAAAACTATGTAAAAGAGAACTTTTATGATACTGTAGCACAGTCTTTGAAATCAAGATTTGATTTTGATGTAAGTAAAAAAAGTAATGCTTTAAAGGAAAGCTTATGGTCTACAGTTGTTCAACATGGGGTAGGAGGAGCTACATCTATATTTTCAAAATTGAATTTAAATAATAGTGATAGTAACATTATTAATGATTTATATAACGAACGTCAAAATGTAAATGTATATTTTAGAAGTAGTTCGCCTGAAATAAGACAAAGTGTATACAATAGATTTACTAGAGAAAAGCAGGATATGCTAAGCATGTTAAATGAACAATTTGTTTAA
- a CDS encoding H-type small acid-soluble spore protein, whose protein sequence is MDAIRASQLINSRETDVYCKGEPVIIRSVDEYSKMATVESLNNGTTIMAPLNDIRDSGVINH, encoded by the coding sequence ATGGACGCAATTAGAGCTTCTCAGTTAATTAATTCTAGAGAAACGGATGTTTATTGTAAAGGCGAACCTGTAATTATAAGATCCGTAGATGAATATTCTAAAATGGCTACAGTGGAAAGTCTAAATAACGGTACAACTATAATGGCTCCTCTTAATGACATAAGAGATAGCGGTGTTATAAATCATTAA
- a CDS encoding ABC transporter permease, with amino-acid sequence MKSYSEITGRYLKQNKKRTILTIVGIILAISLFSGIGNLFFSMRDNFIEREREKKGNYEVKYLGVNKDKVNKLSNNFEIKDYGISKENNSFILKDDRNSEKTSSDISKNSSDNNPKIINLNFYDNSMLNNVMTIDMKEGKKPKAADEIILEKKAKRKLGKKVGDYIEGINLDSETLKKAIKDNPQILFNANEKINLQKSDSKEVKKYKIVGYFDVEASVSNNFYGAIGYLDKNSIKNDDKYSFYANLKEKKNKVAIGKKVGKTVGLSENKKVDNEEEISFNDSVLRLMAEGNNTILNEGTKSVFIFIVTLIIVCTVAVIYNAFNISVAERINQFGILRSIGATPAKIRKLVFKEAFIMSIIAIPIGVISGYLGIYTTIKLMSNSKQFIFEGLKIGFYKEVIIICIVLTAITIILSVLGPAIKASRVAPIDAIRNSSKLKKEKIKRRKGRFIKLIFGIEGAVAYKNIRRNNKRFIITVFSLMISLIMFIIFTSMGKISGEITKQFMDSMPFDASIQSDKSINEKFISEIRSKDGIKEVYAPKIRNALVYLEKDILNEKYYEKINKEMPKSEKIKGKDYVCLDNIAYSSYDKASFEEAKNNLVDGKIDIEALNNNGVLLINRNEITKKNGGKVISDITKYKVGDKIRIPRTKDKFYPERGEGKKIDLKEEYKQGIEKGDFIELTIVGILSKDSFNGNLANNSIGLVFSDKCFENNFGALPVKSVAITYKDEKAREKYESYFEQKAEEVEGSYMDVYNMNNQMESINKQVAVFMYGFITIITIIGMVNIINTVTIGLLLRKSEFATLTAIGMTKTQLNKMVMLEGLLHGIFTSVFGSIISYVLYKFLLKKSSDFMSFDIKFPIDVFAIGILGVIAITLLASIIPLRRLKKMSIVENIRAKE; translated from the coding sequence TTGAAAAGCTATAGTGAAATTACAGGAAGATATTTAAAGCAAAATAAGAAAAGAACAATATTGACTATAGTAGGAATAATATTAGCTATATCTTTATTTTCTGGTATAGGGAATTTATTTTTCAGTATGAGAGATAATTTTATAGAAAGAGAAAGAGAGAAGAAAGGTAATTACGAAGTAAAATATTTAGGGGTAAATAAAGATAAAGTAAATAAACTAAGCAACAATTTTGAAATTAAGGATTATGGTATAAGTAAAGAAAATAATAGTTTTATTCTAAAGGATGATAGAAATAGTGAGAAAACAAGCAGTGATATTAGTAAAAATTCATCAGACAATAATCCTAAAATTATAAATTTGAATTTTTATGATAATAGTATGTTAAACAATGTAATGACCATTGATATGAAAGAAGGGAAAAAACCAAAGGCAGCAGATGAAATAATATTAGAGAAAAAGGCAAAAAGAAAATTAGGAAAAAAAGTAGGAGATTATATAGAAGGAATTAACTTGGATTCCGAAACACTTAAAAAAGCAATAAAGGACAATCCTCAAATACTTTTTAATGCTAATGAAAAGATTAATTTACAAAAATCAGATTCAAAAGAAGTTAAAAAGTATAAAATAGTAGGATATTTTGATGTTGAAGCAAGTGTATCAAATAATTTTTATGGAGCTATAGGATATTTAGATAAAAACTCCATAAAAAATGATGATAAGTATTCTTTTTATGCAAATCTTAAGGAAAAGAAAAATAAAGTAGCCATAGGTAAGAAAGTTGGTAAGACAGTAGGACTAAGTGAAAATAAAAAAGTAGATAATGAAGAGGAAATAAGTTTTAATGACTCTGTATTAAGACTTATGGCAGAGGGGAATAATACCATATTAAATGAGGGAACCAAGAGTGTATTTATATTTATTGTAACCTTAATAATAGTATGTACTGTTGCTGTTATTTATAATGCTTTTAACATATCTGTAGCAGAGAGAATAAATCAGTTTGGTATATTAAGAAGTATAGGAGCTACCCCAGCAAAAATAAGAAAACTGGTATTTAAAGAAGCTTTTATAATGAGCATTATAGCTATTCCCATAGGGGTCATTTCAGGATATTTAGGGATTTATACTACAATAAAGCTTATGTCAAATTCAAAACAGTTCATATTTGAAGGTTTAAAAATAGGATTTTATAAAGAGGTTATAATTATATGTATTGTACTTACAGCTATAACTATAATACTATCTGTATTAGGTCCAGCTATAAAGGCCTCTAGGGTAGCACCAATAGACGCTATAAGAAATTCTTCAAAACTTAAAAAAGAAAAAATAAAAAGAAGAAAAGGAAGATTTATAAAGTTAATATTTGGTATAGAAGGTGCAGTGGCTTACAAAAATATAAGAAGAAATAATAAGAGATTTATAATAACAGTTTTTTCTCTTATGATATCTTTAATAATGTTTATAATTTTCACTTCTATGGGTAAGATATCAGGAGAAATTACTAAACAATTTATGGATTCAATGCCTTTTGATGCTAGTATCCAATCAGATAAATCAATAAATGAAAAGTTTATATCTGAAATTAGAAGTAAAGATGGTATAAAAGAAGTATATGCTCCAAAGATTAGAAATGCTTTAGTTTATTTGGAAAAGGATATTCTAAACGAAAAATATTATGAAAAAATAAATAAAGAAATGCCTAAAAGTGAAAAAATTAAAGGAAAGGATTATGTTTGTTTAGATAATATAGCATATTCATCTTATGATAAAGCTTCCTTTGAAGAGGCAAAAAATAATTTAGTAGATGGAAAAATAGATATAGAAGCTTTAAATAATAATGGAGTACTACTTATAAATAGAAATGAAATAACTAAGAAAAACGGAGGAAAAGTAATATCAGATATTACAAAATATAAGGTTGGAGATAAAATAAGAATTCCAAGGACTAAAGATAAATTTTATCCTGAAAGAGGAGAAGGAAAGAAGATTGATTTAAAAGAAGAATATAAACAAGGTATAGAAAAAGGAGATTTCATCGAATTAACTATAGTAGGTATATTAAGTAAGGACAGTTTTAATGGAAATTTAGCTAATAATAGTATAGGCTTAGTTTTTAGTGATAAATGTTTTGAAAATAATTTTGGCGCATTACCTGTAAAATCTGTTGCTATAACTTATAAAGATGAAAAGGCTAGAGAAAAATATGAAAGTTATTTTGAACAAAAAGCAGAAGAAGTAGAAGGAAGCTATATGGATGTTTATAATATGAACAACCAAATGGAAAGCATTAACAAACAGGTTGCAGTATTTATGTATGGTTTTATAACTATAATAACCATAATCGGAATGGTAAATATAATAAATACTGTAACTATAGGATTACTTCTTAGAAAATCAGAATTTGCAACTTTAACAGCCATAGGAATGACAAAAACTCAATTAAATAAAATGGTAATGTTAGAAGGGTTACTTCATGGGATATTTACCAGTGTATTTGGATCAATTATATCCTATGTATTATATAAATTCCTTTTAAAAAAGAGTTCAGATTTTATGAGTTTTGATATTAAGTTTCCTATAGATGTATTTGCAATAGGCATTTTAGGAGTAATAGCCATAACACTTTTAGCTTCCATAATACCACTTAGAAGGCTTAAAAAAATGAGTATAGTAGAAAATATAAGAGCAAAAGAATAA
- a CDS encoding sensor histidine kinase yields MLKYFRNPEIKELTFKFSIIFILFAILTTIFIKAELNKLNKDYINQNTIIVGNILSKHPELEEEVVRSLNGENKGNNKDQNYKIGKKILDKYSYNENLDIYKNPALNNFSKNLIYKIIIYFGLVIFITYIIMYSKFKYFYKKAEVFTKASEEIMDGHFNKFVDENREGDFYILSSKFNLMSNRLEESLLNLKKEKIFLKNIISDISHQLKTPLSSLIMFNELMKDENMPIEDRENFLKLSDEQLKRMEWLIINLLKIGRLEAGVVEFRRENNPLYVMVNKALAGLSEKAKEKSQQVIVNIDEDVYFKHDMDWTAEAISNIIKNSIEHTDNYGQIKISCEETPISLTISIKDNGEGIPEKLQNKIFERFYKGENSVNPSSIGIGLSLTKSIIESQNGSIIVESEEGEGTEFIITFLKTVI; encoded by the coding sequence TTGTTAAAGTATTTTAGAAATCCTGAAATTAAAGAATTAACTTTTAAATTTAGCATAATATTTATTCTATTTGCTATATTAACTACAATTTTTATAAAAGCAGAACTTAATAAATTAAATAAAGATTACATAAATCAAAATACCATAATAGTAGGAAATATATTATCAAAGCATCCAGAACTAGAGGAGGAAGTAGTACGTTCTTTAAATGGAGAAAATAAGGGAAATAATAAAGACCAAAACTATAAAATAGGAAAAAAAATTTTAGACAAATATTCTTATAATGAAAATTTAGATATTTATAAAAATCCAGCATTGAATAATTTTAGTAAAAATCTTATATATAAAATTATAATTTATTTTGGTCTAGTTATTTTTATCACATATATAATAATGTATAGTAAGTTTAAATATTTTTATAAAAAGGCAGAAGTATTTACTAAAGCCTCAGAAGAAATAATGGATGGCCATTTTAATAAATTTGTAGATGAAAATAGAGAAGGAGATTTCTATATTCTTTCTTCTAAATTTAATTTAATGTCAAACAGATTAGAGGAATCTTTATTAAACTTAAAAAAAGAAAAAATATTTTTAAAAAACATAATATCAGATATTTCTCATCAATTAAAAACACCACTATCCTCTTTAATAATGTTTAATGAATTAATGAAGGATGAAAATATGCCAATAGAAGATAGAGAAAATTTTTTAAAGCTTAGCGATGAACAATTAAAAAGAATGGAATGGCTTATTATAAATCTTTTAAAAATAGGCAGACTAGAGGCTGGAGTAGTGGAATTTAGAAGAGAAAATAATCCTTTGTATGTTATGGTAAACAAAGCATTAGCAGGTCTTAGTGAGAAAGCTAAAGAAAAATCACAGCAGGTAATAGTTAATATAGATGAAGATGTATATTTTAAACATGATATGGATTGGACAGCAGAAGCTATTTCCAATATTATAAAAAATTCTATAGAACATACAGATAATTATGGACAAATAAAAATAAGTTGTGAAGAAACACCAATATCTTTAACCATAAGTATAAAAGATAATGGTGAAGGAATACCAGAAAAATTGCAAAATAAAATATTTGAAAGATTTTATAAAGGAGAAAATTCAGTTAATCCCTCTAGCATAGGTATAGGTCTTTCTCTTACCAAATCTATAATAGAATCTCAAAATGGAAGTATAATTGTAGAAAGTGAAGAGGGAGAAGGAACGGAATTTATAATAACATTTTTGAAAACTGTTATATAA
- a CDS encoding DUF4003 domain-containing protein: protein MDLLLKQKINLMAENYNELKKAFKWEYSIVKHFVAMNSAVKDKKVNVEEIEEIKDYIKKQVGLFSQFRGMNLFILSSLLYLESNYKDFFENMQKVYEKMRDAGFKNSQYLPLASYTIVKEVSMDKWDEKIQRMKNFYSNMKKNHPWLTTADDYVLAAVLATSDLNIEKTSEEMEICYKLLNEKAFVKGNSLQSLSQILALGEEDAENKCNRAVSLYNELKSEKCKLRYDGLASLGVLTLIASNDIKIVEEVKEVYDYIKGKDGYGIFSIEKSHIVMLAISLVADSYIERIQKGLIDITLANSINAIVIAQQQAAIAAACAASAAAASSSSS, encoded by the coding sequence ATGGATTTATTATTAAAACAAAAGATAAATTTGATGGCAGAGAATTATAATGAGCTTAAGAAAGCCTTTAAATGGGAGTATAGCATAGTAAAACATTTTGTGGCTATGAACTCAGCTGTTAAAGATAAGAAGGTAAATGTTGAAGAAATTGAAGAGATAAAAGATTATATAAAAAAACAGGTAGGACTATTTTCTCAGTTTAGAGGAATGAATCTATTTATTTTAAGTAGTCTTTTATATTTAGAAAGTAATTACAAAGATTTTTTTGAAAATATGCAGAAGGTATACGAAAAAATGAGAGATGCAGGTTTTAAAAACAGTCAGTACTTACCTTTAGCTTCTTATACTATAGTTAAAGAAGTTTCTATGGATAAATGGGATGAAAAAATCCAAAGAATGAAAAATTTTTACTCTAATATGAAGAAAAATCATCCTTGGTTAACTACAGCAGATGATTATGTTCTTGCAGCAGTATTAGCTACTTCAGATTTAAATATAGAAAAAACTTCAGAAGAAATGGAGATTTGTTATAAACTACTAAACGAAAAGGCTTTTGTTAAAGGAAACTCGCTTCAAAGTCTTTCTCAAATACTTGCTTTGGGAGAAGAAGATGCAGAAAATAAATGTAATAGGGCAGTATCTTTATATAACGAATTAAAGAGTGAAAAGTGCAAATTAAGATATGATGGGTTAGCTTCTTTAGGGGTACTAACTCTTATAGCTTCTAATGATATTAAGATAGTAGAAGAAGTGAAGGAAGTTTATGATTATATAAAAGGAAAAGATGGCTATGGAATTTTTAGTATTGAAAAGTCTCATATAGTTATGTTAGCTATTTCTTTAGTAGCAGATTCTTATATAGAAAGAATTCAAAAAGGACTAATAGATATAACTCTGGCAAACAGTATAAATGCTATAGTAATAGCACAACAGCAGGCAGCTATAGCAGCAGCTTGTGCAGCAAGTGCAGCAGCAGCTTCCTCATCTAGTTCATAA
- a CDS encoding response regulator transcription factor — protein sequence MTKILLVEDDMALAIGVEYTLKQENYEVKRAKNLKEARDILREEELDLILLDLMLPDGSGYDFCSEVRKESLIPVIFMTACDEEANVVLGLDMGGDDYITKPIRIRELLSRINAVLRRRTKEAESKNKNIKENNLNSNKIISKDIIIEPLKAKVFKGEEEILLTAGEYKLLLILVENKGNVLSRNILLEKIWDVDGSFVDGNTLNVYIKRLREKIEKDPKKPEYIETVRGIGYRWSE from the coding sequence GTGACAAAAATATTATTAGTAGAAGATGATATGGCTTTAGCCATTGGAGTGGAATATACATTAAAACAAGAAAATTATGAAGTTAAAAGAGCCAAAAATTTGAAAGAGGCTAGAGATATTTTAAGAGAAGAAGAATTAGATTTAATTTTATTAGATTTAATGTTACCAGATGGAAGTGGATATGATTTCTGTAGTGAAGTAAGAAAAGAAAGCTTAATTCCAGTAATATTTATGACTGCCTGTGATGAAGAAGCTAATGTGGTTTTAGGATTAGACATGGGGGGAGATGACTATATAACAAAACCCATTAGAATAAGAGAACTTTTATCTAGGATAAATGCGGTTTTAAGAAGAAGAACTAAAGAAGCAGAATCAAAAAATAAGAATATAAAAGAGAATAATTTAAACAGTAATAAAATAATTTCCAAGGACATAATAATAGAGCCTTTAAAGGCAAAAGTTTTCAAAGGAGAAGAAGAAATTTTATTAACAGCAGGGGAATATAAATTACTTTTAATATTGGTAGAAAACAAAGGGAATGTGTTATCTAGGAATATTTTATTAGAAAAAATTTGGGATGTGGATGGAAGTTTTGTAGATGGAAACACATTAAATGTTTATATAAAAAGGTTAAGAGAAAAAATAGAAAAAGATCCTAAAAAGCCTGAATATATAGAAACTGTAAGAGGTATAGGCTATAGGTGGAGTGAGTAA